From one Drosophila subpulchrella strain 33 F10 #4 breed RU33 chromosome 3L, RU_Dsub_v1.1 Primary Assembly, whole genome shotgun sequence genomic stretch:
- the LOC119554717 gene encoding uncharacterized protein LOC119554717, whose amino-acid sequence MAEIRRSSQPRLRLYIFLGLLASVFASLPEERRGAAGGESRMNVLGLSPGQRVLAAVPASGRTSFLLYQLALAINSAAGLESPTLQEVEVVDVAENQEQFLPWSPDPNWLAAMANEFQSVPVYESFPADLQNWLMDGYGISATDVYHSWRREGFGRRSNTRTQLICTADGQCYEVNKIVTACCPF is encoded by the exons ATGGCAGAAATCAGAAGGAGTTCTCAGCCGCgactgcggctatatatattCCTGGGCCTGCTGGCATCGGTGTTTGCTTCATTACCGGAGGAACGCAGAGGAGCAGCAGGAGGTGAATCAAGGATGAATGTGCTAGGACTATCGCCGGGCCAAAGAGTCCTGGCTGCTGTGCCCGCTTCAG GACGCACGAGTTTTTTGCTGTACCAATTAGCCTTGGCCATAAATTCAGCCGCCGGCCTGGAATCGCCGACGCTGCAGGAAGTGGAGGTGGTCGATGTGGCGGAGAACCAGGAGCAGTTCCTGCCGTGGAGCCCGGATCCCAACTGGCTGGCCGCCATGGCCAATGAGTTTCAG AGTGTGCCGGTGTATGAGAGTTTTCCGGCGGATTTGCAGAACTGGCTGATGGATGGCTATGGAATCAGTGCCACGGATGTCTACCACAGCTGGCGAAGGGAAGGATTTGGCCGAAGGAGCAATACCCGCACCCAACTGATCTGCACTGCCGATGGCCAGTGCTACGAGGTCAACAAAATAGTCACCGCCTGCTGTCCATTTTGA